The DNA segment TCTTCTGTCCCGGGAAGCAGCGTGTGGGCATCCTCGAGTGCCCTCGACTCCCTCGGCATGCCCGACCAGGTCGGCGGTGCGACCACCGGGGAGGGCCGCAACTTCGCAGTCGTCGGCACTCTCACCACTCCCGACTACCTGACCTTCCTCGAACCCCTCGCCATCGCCCCGCAGACCGACCGGGTCGGACAGGTGTCCGTTCTCGTCGTCGTCGCCGCACGACCGGATCTGGTTGCTCCCGTCTCCGATGCGGTCCTCTCAGTCCTCGCCGTCGACGACCCCACGCTCATTACCTTCAGCACCAGTGAGAACCTCGCGGAACTCCGCGCCCTCGTCCAAGGACAGCTCGGGTCCTTCGGGAGGAACCTTGTCATCCTGATCTTCAGTCTCACGGCCGTCCTCGTCGCCGCGATCCTCTACGGACTCGTCATGCTTCGCCGGAGAGACTTTGGCCGACGACGTGCCCTCGGCGCCTCGCGCAGCCTCATCATCGGACTGCTCCTCACCCAAACCGGGATCCTCGCCCTCACCGGGGCGGCGATCGGCAGCGCCACGGCAACGATCACCCTCATCACCACCGGCGATCCCCTACCGGGTCCCTACTACTTCGCGGCGGTGAGCATCCTCGCCGCCGCGGTCGGCGTCACCGCAGCAGTCCTTCCCGCGATCGCCGCCGCCCAACGCGACCCACTCAAAGAACTCCGCGTACCTTGAGGGTCCAACGCTAGCCGGAGTGCACCGCGGAGCTTCGGGCATACCGGAACGTCACCGCCGCGGAGAAAGAATTCCGGGTCAGATGCACCCTCGCCACTAGGCTCGAGATTACGCATCCCCGGTCAAATTCTGAAGAAGTGACTGACGTCCGTAGCGCTTCACGTCGACCTGACCTATGTGGAACCTCATCTAGCCGTCATCGGGGGGCCACTTTGGCTGACATAGCCGATCCACTAGCAGCAGCACATCGTGACCCGGTACGCGAGCTTCGTGATCCGTGAGTCTCGAGCTGGAGGCCCTCACCGGCACCCCGCCCCCCTTCTCAGTAATCGTCTAGTGAGACATTCGGCTGTGGGCAGGTTTCCTGGATCTGGATCCACTCATCTTCCGGCA comes from the Marisediminicola antarctica genome and includes:
- a CDS encoding FtsX-like permease family protein, whose amino-acid sequence is MTTLRRWSAAVREAVATGWAQPVASIVTIVVIAGMCTAVLLTSGRTVGAEQAILGSIDAEGTRSIIIRAEPTAGLDPTVLDRIKQIQGIQWAGAFGPALDVTNAAFPGATRVPVRLAWGDDFQRLGLPNTSSVPGSSVWASSSALDSLGMPDQVGGATTGEGRNFAVVGTLTTPDYLTFLEPLAIAPQTDRVGQVSVLVVVAARPDLVAPVSDAVLSVLAVDDPTLITFSTSENLAELRALVQGQLGSFGRNLVILIFSLTAVLVAAILYGLVMLRRRDFGRRRALGASRSLIIGLLLTQTGILALTGAAIGSATATITLITTGDPLPGPYYFAAVSILAAAVGVTAAVLPAIAAAQRDPLKELRVP